One stretch of Sinomonas terrae DNA includes these proteins:
- a CDS encoding sensor histidine kinase, with amino-acid sequence MSGEMPRRVQDLLREFVERAEELVRIQDHMNSLIGAVISIAEDLSLQSVLERVVQSACELVGAQYGALGVLGEDQRLSHFITVGIDDDQVRLIGDFPTGHGVLGQLIRDPKPLRLHDLHQHPVSVGFPENHPPMKTFLGVPIRVREAIFGNLYLTEKANGQDFTVEDEELAIALAAAAGVAIQNARLYDVSRRRQRWLEAGMTTSEELISNGGRAPEEDLDLVAEWALQASESVLAIMADQDRGDEGFLSAKSFVGDLALPQGARLPSPPALANAVAEGRPVLIHDPSALFDGGTAEKLGDVLVIPLGHASQQGPILLLARRAGTGQYSQTDLESAVVFGSQVGLALGLNRARRRREEVLIGLDRDRIALDLHDLVIRRLFLVGLSIQGLRGFTAGSGSEAKIAAITNELDASIRELRSTIYSLGEGTKPGEQAFSRALVDLVTGAVRDASVVPRFNIAGRVDDIPSPIARQVLAVVSEAVSNAVKHSGAANLTVSLAAEAAALEVLVEDDGQGFDNPGRVSGLDHMRHRAESLGGDCVIESTSERGTTVRWRIPLPPTH; translated from the coding sequence GTGTCTGGCGAGATGCCCAGACGGGTCCAGGACCTGTTGCGCGAATTCGTCGAGCGCGCCGAAGAGCTCGTCCGCATCCAAGACCATATGAACAGCCTCATAGGCGCGGTCATCTCGATTGCCGAGGACCTCTCGCTCCAATCGGTACTCGAACGGGTCGTGCAGTCCGCCTGCGAGCTTGTCGGAGCCCAGTACGGCGCGCTCGGGGTGCTCGGCGAGGATCAAAGGCTCAGCCATTTCATCACCGTGGGGATCGACGACGACCAAGTGCGCCTGATCGGCGATTTCCCGACGGGCCACGGAGTCTTGGGCCAGCTCATTCGGGACCCCAAGCCCCTGCGGCTGCACGACCTTCACCAGCATCCGGTCTCCGTCGGGTTCCCTGAGAACCATCCGCCCATGAAGACCTTCCTCGGCGTCCCCATTCGGGTGAGGGAGGCGATCTTCGGCAACCTCTACCTCACTGAGAAGGCGAACGGACAGGATTTCACGGTCGAGGACGAAGAACTCGCGATTGCCCTTGCCGCCGCAGCCGGGGTCGCCATCCAGAACGCGCGGCTCTACGACGTGAGCCGGCGGAGGCAACGGTGGCTAGAGGCGGGAATGACCACGAGCGAAGAGCTCATCTCCAACGGCGGCAGGGCTCCTGAAGAAGACTTGGATCTGGTCGCCGAATGGGCGCTTCAGGCTTCCGAGTCGGTCCTTGCGATCATGGCGGATCAGGACCGTGGGGACGAGGGCTTCCTTTCGGCTAAGTCATTTGTGGGTGACCTCGCTCTCCCGCAGGGTGCCCGCCTGCCCAGCCCGCCGGCCCTCGCCAACGCCGTGGCAGAAGGACGACCCGTGCTCATACACGATCCTTCGGCCCTCTTCGATGGGGGGACTGCCGAGAAGCTCGGCGATGTTCTCGTCATTCCACTGGGGCATGCGAGCCAGCAGGGGCCGATCCTCCTCCTGGCCCGCCGGGCGGGTACCGGCCAGTACAGCCAGACCGATCTGGAGTCGGCGGTGGTATTCGGCTCGCAGGTGGGCCTCGCCCTCGGCCTGAACCGAGCGCGCCGCCGGAGGGAAGAGGTGCTAATCGGGCTCGACCGTGATCGCATAGCCCTTGACCTCCACGATCTGGTCATCAGGCGCCTGTTCCTGGTCGGTCTCAGCATTCAGGGCCTCCGCGGATTTACAGCGGGTTCCGGGAGCGAAGCGAAGATCGCCGCCATCACCAACGAACTGGATGCGAGCATCAGAGAGCTCCGCAGCACCATCTATTCACTGGGGGAAGGAACCAAGCCTGGCGAACAGGCCTTCTCGCGTGCCCTCGTGGACCTCGTGACCGGGGCCGTCCGCGACGCATCCGTCGTTCCGCGGTTCAACATTGCCGGCCGGGTCGACGACATCCCCTCGCCCATAGCGCGTCAAGTCCTCGCCGTCGTCTCCGAAGCGGTGAGCAACGCCGTCAAGCACTCGGGCGCCGCCAATCTCACTGTCTCCCTCGCCGCGGAGGCCGCAGCCCTCGAAGTCCTTGTCGAGGACGATGGACAGGGCTTCGACAACCCCGGACGAGTCAGCGGACTCGACCACATGCGCCATCGCGCAGAGTCCCTCGGAGGCGACTGCGTCATCGAGTCGACCTCGGAGCGCGGAACCACGGTGCGCTGGCGGATCCCACTCCCACCCACCCACTAG
- the mgtA gene encoding magnesium-translocating P-type ATPase: MSVQTSPALVQIPAARASAMTGAAVLGALGSTPSGLGEAEAAQRLALGANVLEAGRVSWPHVLARQFASPLQALLVAAAAMSFSTGDRLNASIIVAILVGSGLLGFANEIRAERTAADLHERISHTVVVLREGKERSLPVRELVPGDVIRLSLGNIVPADGRLLEAIDLETDEGVLTGESSPVEKDPTPVAEGSSLGDLTDCLLMGTVVHAGSARAVVTATGNATAFGHIAEGLAQGLPETAFQRGLKEFSMMLLWVGVALTAGILAVNLLLARPFLDSVLFSLAIAVGITPQLLPAVVSTSLAAGSRLLAKDGVLVKRLLAIEDLGNLDVLVTDKTGTLTEGRIGFEEAQPAHVDEPGSSERLAELAVLCCEADPSEPGASGAGQNPIDAALWEAFPELPARLAARRRLGLRPFDHETRAMETLVDWDGGSGPLRILKGAPEAVLERCADVTNEARRRLEDLFRRGARVVAVASGPDAGPFRLEGFLSFLDRPKADARDSLDRLAALGIEVKIATGDNALVAEHVMSVLGMTSGGVLTGVQVAAMDDDELASAAIGAKAFARVSPEQKSRIVTVLRRTHAVGFLGDGVNDALALNRADVGISVDSAADVAKDAADVVLLEKDLGVLADGVVGGRRIFANTIKYLLMGTSSNFGNMFSAAAASAFLTFLPMLPGQILLNNLLYDSSQLAIPTDKVDQDQLRKPAHWDIALIRRFMVVFGPVSSLFDFTTFGLMLGVFHAAPEEFRAGWFVESLATQTLIVFAIRTRHIPFFRSAASRALTASVIAVVAIGAAIPYTPFGTVIGFRALPALFFLALVGMVVLYLVLVEVAKHFFYRAADLRAVREQAARDRAAREQAAIQGVPAGPTIPAHAVHASHARVHRRAVPFLVHTGRARVRRAGGVAGGRR, from the coding sequence GTGAGCGTCCAGACCTCCCCGGCGCTGGTTCAGATACCTGCGGCGCGCGCTTCGGCGATGACAGGCGCCGCCGTGTTGGGCGCACTGGGCTCCACGCCCTCCGGACTCGGCGAGGCCGAAGCCGCGCAAAGACTCGCACTCGGGGCGAACGTCCTCGAGGCAGGCCGGGTCAGCTGGCCGCACGTGCTTGCCCGCCAGTTCGCGAGCCCCCTTCAGGCTCTTCTCGTAGCAGCAGCAGCGATGTCCTTCTCGACGGGCGATCGACTCAACGCGAGCATCATCGTGGCGATCCTCGTCGGGAGCGGTCTGCTCGGCTTCGCGAACGAGATCCGGGCAGAGCGCACGGCGGCGGATCTGCATGAGCGGATCAGCCACACGGTCGTGGTGCTCCGCGAAGGCAAGGAGCGCTCGCTCCCGGTGCGCGAACTCGTCCCCGGGGACGTCATCCGTCTGAGCCTGGGCAACATCGTCCCCGCGGACGGTCGCCTCCTCGAGGCCATCGATCTCGAGACGGACGAGGGCGTCCTCACCGGAGAGTCCTCTCCCGTCGAAAAGGATCCGACGCCCGTCGCCGAAGGCTCCAGCCTCGGCGACCTCACAGACTGCCTCCTCATGGGAACCGTCGTCCACGCGGGCTCGGCGCGCGCCGTCGTGACCGCCACCGGGAACGCCACGGCCTTCGGACACATCGCCGAGGGGCTCGCCCAAGGCCTGCCGGAGACGGCCTTCCAGCGGGGCCTCAAGGAGTTCTCCATGATGCTCCTGTGGGTCGGCGTTGCGCTCACGGCCGGGATCTTGGCCGTCAATCTGCTCCTCGCGCGGCCGTTCCTCGACTCGGTCCTGTTCTCCCTCGCCATCGCCGTGGGCATCACGCCCCAGCTGCTCCCCGCCGTCGTGAGCACGAGCCTCGCCGCCGGTTCTCGACTCCTCGCCAAGGACGGCGTGCTAGTCAAGCGGCTCCTTGCGATCGAAGACCTGGGCAATCTCGACGTCCTAGTCACGGACAAGACCGGGACCCTGACAGAGGGCAGGATCGGCTTCGAGGAGGCACAGCCTGCCCACGTCGACGAGCCAGGATCCTCCGAACGGCTCGCTGAGCTCGCGGTGCTGTGCTGCGAGGCAGATCCGTCTGAGCCGGGGGCCTCGGGCGCCGGGCAGAATCCGATCGATGCCGCCCTCTGGGAAGCGTTCCCGGAGCTGCCTGCCCGCCTCGCAGCCCGACGGCGCCTCGGCCTCCGCCCCTTCGATCACGAGACCCGGGCCATGGAGACGCTCGTTGACTGGGATGGAGGAAGCGGCCCGCTGCGCATCCTCAAGGGCGCGCCGGAGGCGGTCCTCGAACGCTGCGCCGACGTCACGAATGAGGCTCGACGGCGCCTTGAGGACCTGTTCCGCCGTGGAGCGCGCGTGGTGGCGGTCGCGAGCGGCCCCGACGCAGGTCCTTTCCGTCTCGAGGGCTTCCTGAGCTTCCTCGACCGCCCGAAGGCCGACGCGCGGGATTCGCTGGACCGGCTCGCCGCCTTGGGCATCGAGGTCAAGATCGCCACCGGGGACAATGCACTTGTCGCCGAGCACGTGATGTCCGTTCTCGGCATGACGAGCGGCGGCGTTCTCACCGGGGTGCAGGTTGCTGCGATGGACGACGACGAACTCGCCTCCGCGGCGATCGGCGCCAAGGCCTTCGCCCGAGTCTCGCCGGAGCAGAAGTCGCGCATCGTCACCGTGCTGCGGCGCACCCACGCTGTGGGGTTTCTCGGCGATGGCGTCAACGACGCCCTGGCGCTGAACCGAGCCGACGTCGGAATCTCCGTGGACAGTGCCGCCGACGTCGCAAAGGACGCTGCCGACGTCGTCCTCCTTGAGAAGGACCTCGGTGTGCTCGCCGACGGAGTGGTCGGCGGCCGGCGCATCTTCGCGAACACCATCAAGTACCTGCTCATGGGCACAAGCAGCAACTTCGGCAACATGTTCTCCGCCGCCGCAGCGAGCGCCTTCCTGACGTTCCTCCCGATGCTGCCCGGGCAGATCCTCCTCAACAACCTCCTCTACGACTCGAGCCAGCTGGCCATTCCGACGGACAAAGTGGACCAGGACCAGCTCAGAAAGCCTGCTCACTGGGACATCGCCCTGATCCGGCGCTTCATGGTCGTCTTCGGCCCTGTGTCGTCGCTGTTCGACTTCACGACGTTCGGGCTCATGCTCGGCGTCTTCCACGCGGCCCCCGAGGAGTTCCGGGCGGGCTGGTTCGTGGAATCGCTCGCGACGCAGACGCTCATCGTCTTCGCGATCCGCACGCGGCACATCCCGTTCTTCAGAAGCGCAGCGTCGAGGGCGCTCACCGCGAGCGTCATCGCCGTGGTCGCCATCGGAGCGGCCATTCCTTACACGCCGTTCGGGACGGTCATCGGCTTCAGAGCGCTGCCGGCCCTGTTCTTCCTCGCCCTTGTGGGCATGGTCGTCCTGTACCTCGTTCTCGTCGAGGTGGCGAAGCACTTCTTCTACCGGGCGGCAGACCTGCGCGCTGTCCGAGAGCAGGCCGCACGGGACCGGGCTGCCCGCGAGCAGGCAGCCATCCAAGGGGTTCCGGCAGGTCCGACGATTCCAGCTCACGCAGTCCATGCCTCACACGCACGGGTACACCGGCGGGCCGTGCCGTTCCTCGTGCACACCGGGCGCGCTCGCGTGCGGCGGGCAGGCGGCGTGGCGGGCGGCCGGCGCTGA
- a CDS encoding cytochrome b N-terminal domain-containing protein: MSAEQSGGRIVSWTGRLREWSLEKLPPEKLLPENQPSYVASWIYVFGMASIAALGYVIVSGFVLALNGPVWYHVSAFGHFINSTHLWSVELFFMFMVIHLWGKFWMASWRGGRALTWITGVLAFVVSIVTAFTGYLLQTNFDSEWIAFQAKDALNAVGIGAWFNVDDLGQILMWHIVLLPLGVGAVVVMHVLLVRAHGVVPPLEAAETDAQLRDIQLRDAAGTFETGEGDLS; encoded by the coding sequence ATGAGCGCCGAGCAGAGCGGCGGCCGCATCGTCTCCTGGACCGGACGTCTTCGGGAATGGTCGCTTGAGAAGCTTCCGCCCGAGAAGCTTCTCCCCGAGAACCAGCCGAGCTACGTCGCCTCCTGGATCTACGTCTTCGGCATGGCGTCGATCGCGGCGCTCGGCTACGTGATCGTCTCCGGGTTCGTCCTCGCCCTCAACGGGCCCGTCTGGTACCACGTCTCCGCCTTCGGGCATTTCATCAACAGCACGCACCTGTGGAGCGTCGAGCTGTTCTTCATGTTCATGGTCATCCACTTGTGGGGGAAGTTCTGGATGGCCTCGTGGCGCGGTGGCCGGGCCCTGACCTGGATCACAGGAGTGCTCGCGTTCGTCGTGTCGATCGTCACGGCGTTCACGGGCTACCTCCTCCAGACGAACTTCGACTCCGAGTGGATCGCCTTCCAAGCCAAGGATGCGCTCAACGCGGTCGGGATCGGGGCCTGGTTCAACGTGGACGATCTCGGTCAGATCCTCATGTGGCACATCGTCCTCTTGCCGCTTGGGGTGGGGGCCGTCGTCGTCATGCATGTGCTCCTGGTGCGGGCGCACGGCGTCGTCCCTCCTCTCGAGGCGGCTGAGACGGACGCCCAGCTGCGCGACATTCAGCTGCGCGATGCCGCCGGGACCTTCGAGACGGGGGAGGGGGATCTGTCATGA
- a CDS encoding pyridoxamine 5'-phosphate oxidase family protein, which translates to MTTQPMRYPKVQELSSEECWAKLRTMVLGRLAIAGEEHPELFPINYVVDRGTVVFRSDPGTKIAASLDRARVAFEVDAFDPATNEAWSVIVKGGLEPVLETAEIIDALTLPLFPWQHGAKAFFVRIVPVELSGRQFVVADPGHWASQLMGIRPASEE; encoded by the coding sequence ATGACAACCCAGCCCATGCGATACCCGAAGGTGCAGGAGCTCTCGAGCGAGGAGTGCTGGGCCAAGCTCCGCACGATGGTCCTCGGGCGGTTGGCGATCGCGGGCGAGGAACATCCTGAACTCTTTCCGATCAACTATGTGGTGGATCGAGGCACCGTGGTGTTCCGGTCCGACCCCGGGACCAAGATCGCCGCATCACTCGACAGGGCCCGCGTTGCCTTCGAGGTCGACGCCTTCGACCCGGCTACGAACGAAGCCTGGTCGGTGATCGTCAAGGGCGGCCTCGAGCCTGTCCTCGAGACCGCCGAGATCATCGATGCGTTGACGCTTCCTCTGTTCCCATGGCAGCACGGCGCGAAGGCCTTCTTCGTGCGGATCGTCCCCGTGGAGCTTTCCGGCCGCCAGTTCGTCGTCGCCGACCCTGGCCATTGGGCCTCCCAGCTGATGGGCATCCGTCCGGCGTCCGAGGAGTAG
- a CDS encoding MBL fold metallo-hydrolase, giving the protein MAVRIERVVTSGTFSLDGGTWDVDNNVWIVGDNESAAVIDPAHDAARVAQAVNGRTVTAVLLSHGHDDHIRHARDFADRVGAPVYLHPADQMLWEAVYPESRPDSDISDGQRFEIAGTELVALHTPGHSPGSVSFHAPALGTVFTGDTLFQGGPGATGRSFSDFPTIINSIRERLLTLPAETVVNTGHGDSTSIGAEAPHLQEWIDRGH; this is encoded by the coding sequence ATGGCTGTGCGGATCGAGCGCGTCGTCACCTCGGGGACGTTCTCCCTGGACGGCGGCACTTGGGATGTCGATAACAACGTGTGGATCGTCGGCGATAATGAGAGCGCCGCCGTGATCGACCCCGCGCACGACGCCGCCCGGGTCGCCCAGGCGGTGAACGGGCGGACGGTCACCGCAGTCCTCCTCTCGCACGGCCACGACGACCACATCCGGCACGCGCGGGACTTCGCGGACCGCGTCGGCGCCCCGGTTTACCTGCACCCCGCGGATCAGATGCTGTGGGAGGCGGTCTATCCCGAGAGCCGTCCGGACTCCGACATCTCCGACGGGCAGCGCTTCGAGATCGCGGGCACCGAACTCGTGGCCCTGCATACGCCCGGCCACTCCCCCGGCTCGGTCAGCTTCCACGCCCCCGCCCTCGGCACCGTGTTCACTGGTGACACGCTGTTCCAAGGCGGCCCCGGGGCGACGGGGCGTTCGTTCAGTGACTTCCCAACCATCATCAACTCCATCCGCGAGCGCCTCCTGACGCTCCCTGCGGAGACGGTGGTGAACACGGGCCACGGCGATTCGACGTCGATCGGGGCCGAGGCCCCCCACCTGCAGGAATGGATAGACCGGGGGCACTGA
- a CDS encoding S-(hydroxymethyl)mycothiol dehydrogenase, producing the protein MAQTVHEVKAVVVREKGARATVETILVPDPGPGEALVDVLTCGVCHTDLHYKLGGIGDDYPYLLGHESTAVVSAVGPDVTDLKPGDRVILNWRAVCGECRACKKGQPQYCFATHNATQKMTLQDGTPLSPALGIGSFAEKTLVAAGQCTKVDDDVDPAAVGLLGCGIMAGIGAAINTGAVQRGESVAVIGCGGVGCAAIAGAKLAGATTIIAVDLDPAKIETAKKLGATHGVVSREQDPVEAIRALTNGFGADVVIDAVGRPETYKQAFYARDLAGRVVLVGVPTPEMTLELPLLDVFGRGGSLKSSWYGDCLPSRDFPMLVDQYKLGRLPLDAFVTERIGLGDVEAAFEKMHRGEALRSVVEL; encoded by the coding sequence ATGGCCCAGACTGTTCACGAAGTGAAGGCCGTCGTTGTCCGCGAGAAGGGCGCGCGGGCGACTGTAGAGACGATTCTGGTGCCCGATCCGGGTCCGGGCGAGGCTCTCGTCGACGTGCTCACGTGCGGCGTCTGCCACACTGACCTGCACTACAAGCTCGGCGGCATCGGCGACGACTACCCGTATCTGCTCGGCCATGAGTCGACCGCCGTCGTCAGTGCCGTGGGGCCGGACGTCACGGATCTCAAGCCGGGCGACCGCGTGATCCTGAACTGGCGTGCCGTGTGCGGCGAATGCCGCGCCTGCAAAAAGGGCCAGCCGCAGTACTGCTTCGCAACCCACAATGCCACCCAGAAGATGACCCTCCAGGACGGAACCCCGCTCTCACCGGCCCTCGGCATCGGTTCCTTCGCCGAGAAGACCCTCGTCGCCGCGGGCCAGTGCACAAAGGTCGACGACGACGTTGACCCGGCGGCGGTCGGCCTGCTCGGCTGCGGCATCATGGCCGGAATCGGTGCGGCCATCAACACGGGTGCCGTTCAGCGCGGCGAATCGGTCGCCGTCATCGGGTGCGGCGGGGTCGGCTGCGCGGCCATCGCGGGCGCCAAGCTCGCGGGGGCGACGACGATCATTGCCGTCGATCTGGACCCCGCCAAGATTGAAACCGCCAAGAAGCTCGGTGCGACCCATGGCGTCGTCTCGCGCGAGCAGGACCCTGTCGAGGCGATCCGGGCGCTCACGAACGGCTTCGGCGCCGATGTCGTCATCGACGCCGTCGGACGCCCGGAAACCTACAAGCAAGCGTTCTATGCCCGGGACCTCGCCGGCCGAGTCGTGCTCGTCGGCGTCCCGACGCCAGAGATGACGCTCGAACTGCCGCTCCTCGACGTCTTCGGACGGGGCGGCTCGCTCAAGTCCTCGTGGTACGGCGATTGCCTCCCTAGCCGCGACTTCCCCATGCTCGTCGACCAGTACAAGCTCGGCCGCCTCCCCCTCGACGCTTTCGTCACCGAGCGGATCGGCCTCGGGGACGTCGAGGCCGCGTTCGAGAAGATGCACCGCGGCGAAGCCCTCCGCTCGGTGGTGGAGCTCTGA
- a CDS encoding mycoredoxin, with translation MTDFTPSDGTITMFSTTWCGYCNRLKKQLDAQGIGYTEVNIEEVEGTAELVEQLNGGNRTVPTVIFPDGTAATNPSAAQVKEKLGA, from the coding sequence ATGACCGACTTCACCCCTTCCGACGGCACAATCACGATGTTCTCGACCACATGGTGCGGGTACTGCAACCGCCTGAAGAAGCAGCTCGATGCCCAGGGCATCGGCTACACGGAGGTCAACATCGAGGAGGTCGAGGGCACGGCTGAGCTCGTGGAGCAGCTCAACGGCGGCAACCGGACCGTCCCGACGGTGATCTTCCCAGACGGCACGGCCGCGACGAACCCGTCTGCAGCCCAGGTGAAGGAGAAGCTCGGAGCCTGA
- a CDS encoding amino acid transporter, translating to MTTLSRPPAEPRPTRATPGRSFKAWLLHDLHQTQALHQGPHAIPREHEKKHPWWQVMCLTGVDYFSSLGYAPAIAVVAAGLLSPLATIVLVAVTLFGALPVYRRVSVESHSGSGSIAMLERLLPRWGGKFFVLALLGFAATDFMITMTLSAADAAAHLIANPLTPGWLQGQNIVVTLFLLALLAAVFLRGFKEAIGVAVVLVGIYLILNAILVVFTLGEALTHPIQVADWWQGLTASHGNPALIVGVALLVFPKLALGMSGFETGVAVMPQIHGDASDTEEHPAGRIRGAKRLLTAAALIMSTFLVTSSFTSVVLIPQKEFQPGGAADGRALALLAHEYLGVAFGTVYDLSTIAILWFAGASAMAGLLNLVPRYLPRYGMAPQWTKATRPLVLVFTGVGFLITLIFDANVDAQGGAYATGVLVLMTSAAVAVTLSARRRQQRRLTVGFGIVAAVFVYTTLTNMIERPEGIQIAAIFIAGIIVISFLSRAKRSFELHATSIHFDEKAIEFVAEADSGPLQIIAHEPLRLTGEAYRHKLQTVSEVSHLPLGDNVLFLEVIVDDSSDFETALEVHGIMRHGFRILEVHGPVVPNTIASVLLHIRDVTGLMPHIYFRWTEGNPVRNLLRFMFFGEGEIAPVTREVLRQAVPDVTQRPWVHVG from the coding sequence ATGACAACCTTGAGTCGGCCTCCCGCTGAGCCGAGGCCAACCAGAGCCACGCCGGGCCGTTCGTTCAAGGCCTGGCTGCTGCATGACCTCCATCAGACGCAGGCCCTCCATCAGGGTCCCCACGCGATTCCCCGAGAACACGAGAAGAAGCATCCGTGGTGGCAGGTCATGTGCCTGACCGGCGTCGACTACTTCTCCTCACTCGGCTACGCGCCGGCCATTGCGGTCGTCGCGGCCGGCCTGCTCTCCCCACTTGCGACGATCGTGCTCGTTGCCGTCACCCTCTTCGGGGCCCTCCCCGTCTACCGGAGGGTTTCGGTGGAGAGCCACAGCGGCTCCGGGTCGATCGCGATGCTCGAACGCCTGCTGCCCCGCTGGGGCGGGAAGTTCTTCGTGCTCGCCCTCCTCGGCTTCGCCGCCACGGACTTCATGATCACCATGACGCTCTCGGCAGCGGATGCGGCCGCGCACCTCATCGCCAACCCGCTCACACCGGGTTGGCTCCAAGGGCAGAACATTGTCGTGACCCTCTTCCTGCTCGCCCTTCTGGCAGCGGTGTTCCTGCGGGGGTTCAAGGAAGCCATCGGCGTCGCCGTCGTCCTCGTGGGCATCTACCTCATCCTGAACGCGATTCTGGTGGTCTTCACGCTCGGCGAGGCCCTCACTCACCCAATCCAGGTGGCCGACTGGTGGCAGGGGCTGACCGCGTCCCACGGCAATCCCGCGCTGATCGTCGGCGTCGCCCTCCTGGTCTTCCCCAAGCTGGCCCTCGGCATGTCGGGCTTCGAGACAGGCGTGGCGGTCATGCCGCAGATCCACGGCGATGCGAGCGACACCGAAGAGCATCCCGCCGGACGCATCCGCGGCGCGAAGCGGCTGCTCACCGCCGCGGCCCTCATCATGAGCACCTTCCTCGTCACGAGCAGCTTCACCTCCGTGGTCCTCATCCCGCAGAAGGAGTTTCAGCCGGGCGGCGCGGCCGACGGACGCGCCCTCGCCCTCCTTGCCCACGAATACCTGGGCGTCGCCTTCGGCACGGTCTACGATCTGAGCACGATCGCGATCCTCTGGTTCGCGGGGGCCTCGGCGATGGCGGGACTGCTGAACCTCGTCCCCCGTTACCTCCCCCGCTACGGCATGGCGCCGCAGTGGACAAAGGCCACGCGGCCCCTCGTCCTCGTCTTCACCGGGGTCGGGTTCCTCATCACACTCATCTTCGACGCGAACGTCGATGCGCAGGGCGGGGCGTACGCGACCGGCGTCCTCGTACTCATGACCTCGGCTGCCGTCGCGGTGACCCTCTCAGCTCGGCGCCGGCAGCAGCGCAGGCTCACTGTGGGGTTCGGGATCGTGGCGGCGGTCTTCGTCTACACCACGCTGACGAATATGATCGAGCGCCCCGAAGGCATCCAGATTGCGGCGATCTTCATCGCAGGCATCATCGTGATCTCCTTCCTCTCACGTGCCAAGCGCTCCTTCGAACTGCATGCGACGAGTATCCACTTCGACGAGAAGGCCATCGAGTTCGTCGCCGAAGCCGACTCGGGACCGCTGCAGATCATCGCGCACGAACCGCTCAGGCTGACAGGCGAGGCCTATCGCCACAAGCTGCAGACGGTCAGCGAAGTGAGCCACCTTCCGCTCGGGGACAACGTCCTTTTCCTCGAAGTGATCGTCGACGATTCCTCGGACTTCGAAACGGCGTTGGAGGTCCACGGCATCATGCGCCACGGGTTCCGCATCCTCGAGGTTCACGGGCCTGTCGTCCCCAACACGATCGCCTCAGTCCTGCTGCACATCAGAGACGTCACCGGCCTCATGCCGCACATCTATTTCCGCTGGACCGAAGGCAACCCTGTTCGGAATCTGCTGCGCTTCATGTTCTTCGGCGAAGGCGAAATTGCACCCGTCACGCGTGAAGTGCTGCGTCAGGCCGTCCCCGACGTCACACAGCGGCCGTGGGTCCACGTCGGGTAG
- a CDS encoding response regulator gives MKRVLVVDDEPQLLRALQINLRAEGYAVIVAASGREALRLAASTPPDVLVLDLGLPDLDGAEVIRGIRGWSDLPIVVLSARHGSTDKVEALDAGADDYVTKPFGLDELLARLRAVERRSAHAPTDGLIDAGDLLVDLGAATVTRQGERVHLTPREWGVLQMLVANRGKLVTQRQLLQTVWGPAYGEETQYLRVYMAQLRRKLESDPANPRHLITESGRGYRFETS, from the coding sequence GTGAAGCGCGTACTCGTGGTGGACGACGAGCCACAGCTCCTGCGAGCGCTCCAGATCAACCTCCGGGCCGAAGGCTACGCCGTCATCGTCGCGGCCAGCGGCAGGGAGGCCTTGCGTCTCGCCGCTTCCACGCCTCCTGACGTGCTCGTCCTGGACCTCGGGCTCCCTGATCTGGACGGCGCCGAAGTCATCCGAGGAATCCGGGGGTGGTCCGACCTGCCAATCGTCGTGCTCTCGGCCCGCCACGGCTCGACGGACAAGGTCGAGGCCCTCGACGCCGGCGCGGACGACTACGTGACAAAGCCCTTCGGGCTCGACGAGTTGCTCGCCCGCCTCCGCGCCGTCGAACGCCGCTCTGCCCACGCCCCGACCGACGGACTGATCGATGCCGGTGACCTACTCGTCGATCTGGGGGCTGCCACCGTCACCCGACAGGGCGAACGCGTCCACCTCACGCCTCGGGAATGGGGCGTCCTGCAGATGCTCGTTGCCAATCGTGGGAAGCTCGTCACCCAGCGGCAGCTCCTGCAGACGGTCTGGGGACCTGCGTATGGGGAGGAGACACAGTACCTCCGGGTCTACATGGCGCAGCTGCGGCGCAAACTCGAGAGCGATCCCGCCAATCCGCGCCACCTCATCACTGAGTCGGGACGCGGGTACAGGTTCGAGACCAGCTAA